One region of Ictalurus punctatus breed USDA103 chromosome 6, Coco_2.0, whole genome shotgun sequence genomic DNA includes:
- the stat1b gene encoding signal transducer and activator of transcription 1b, with amino-acid sequence MALWYQLQQLDSRYLEQIDQLYDDAFPMEIRQYLSQWIESIDWDAVALDESLARVRFHELLSKLDELYGRLNPSNNFLLQHNIRKIQRNLQEHFQENTVYMAMIISNALNEERRILESALRTQENTGSPQVSVVQEKQKQLESQVNELKKKVQAAEQDIQVLEDLQDEHDFKKKTLQSRMEVEANTQIAKEIQLEELKIREMFLRLNKIREAVVMELLNALKLADLTQNTLITEKVPEWKQRQQMACIGGPPNACLDQLQNWFTAVAECLQQIRHQLNTLQELVVNFTYENDPITLNMSSLQEQVLSLFKNLLVNSIVVERQPCMPTHPQRPLVLKTGVQFTVKLRLLVKLPELNCQLKVKASFDQDLTEKNTFKGFRRFNILGTNTKVMNMEESNGCLSAEFRHLQLKEKKVVGSRANEGPILIMEELHSISFDTQLNQGDISISIKTTSLPVVVISHISQLSSAWASILWFNMLCTDTQNLAFFLNPPPMMWGDLAKVLSWQFSSITKRGLNTDQLSMLADKLLGPEAQGDPNTPVYWTKFAKTTSNERGVAFWLWIDGILDLIKRCLLNIWNDGHIVGFINKEKEKTLLKDKRPGTFLLRFSETCKDGGITITWVEQLQNGEPKTHSVKPYKKQDLVNITFPDVIRNYTLMDAENIPENPLVYLYPDIPKDVAFSRYYSVGEASEDMDVDRVTEISPYKNRWMIPVSELPDGRLQERILPLSAEEFGELQHINRNNGMDSLCIILPQ; translated from the exons ATGGCACTTTGGTACCAGCTACAACAGCTGGACTCGAGATACCTGGAGCAAATCGACCAGCTCTACGATGATGCGTTCCCCATGGAGATTCGTCAGTACCTCAGCCAATGGATTGAAAGCATTGACTG GGACGCTGTGGCCCTGGATGAGTCCCTAGCGAGGGTGCGTTTCCACGAGCTTCTGAGTAAACTGGATGAGCTCTACGGTCGCCTGAATCCGAGCAACAACTTCCTCCTTCAGCACAACATCCGCAAAATACAACGCAACCTACAG GAACACTTTCAGGAAAATACAGTGTACATGGCTATGATCATATCCAACGCCCTGAACGAGGAACGGAGAATTCTGGAGTCGGCCCTCAGAACACAG GAAAATACGGGCTCACCCCAGGTCAGTGTTGTACAGGAGAAGCAGAAGCAGTTGGAGAGCCAGGTGAATGAGCTGAAGAAGAAAGTGCAG gCAGCAGAACAGGATATTCAGGTTCTTGAGGATCTACAAGACGAGCATGACTTCAAGAAGAAAACTTTACAGAGTAGAA TGGAGGTTGAAGCAAATACACAAATAGCCAAAGAGATTCAGCTGGAGGAGTtgaagatcagagagatgtTCCTTCGGCTGAACAAAATCAGAGAG GCAGTCGTAATGGAGTTATTAAATGCACTAAAATTAGCGGATCTGACCCAGAACACACTCATAACAGAAAAGGTTCCAGAGTGGAAGCAGAGGCAGCAGATGGCTTGCATTGGTGGTCCTCCAAATGCTTGCCTGGATCAGTTACAGAATTG GTTCACCGCAGTGGCAGAGTGTTTGCAGCAGATACGTCATCAGCTGAACACGCTGCAGGAGCTGGTGGTGAACTTCACTTACGAAAACGACCCCATCACTTTGAACATGAGCTCATTGCAGGAGCAGGTGCTGTCGCTGTTCAAAAACCTCCTCGTCAA TTCCATTGTGGTGGAAAGGCAGCCGTGCATGCCCACGCATCCGCAGAGACCCCTGGTGCTGAAGACTGGTGTGCAGTTCACAGTTAAACTCAG GCTGCTGGTCAAACTGCCCGAGTTAAACTGCCAGCTAAAAGTCAAAGCCTCTTTCGACCA GGATTTAACAGAAAAGAATACATTCAAGGG ATTTCGTAGGTTCAATATTTTAGGAACCAACACTAAGGTCATGAACATGGAGGAATCAAACGGCTGCCTGTCTGCTGAGTTCCGGCACTTG caactgaaagaaaagaaagtagtTGGAAGTAGAGCAAATGAG GGTCCTATTCTCATCATGGAGGAACTTCATTCCATCAGCTTTGACACTCAACTCAACCAAGGAGATATCTCCATCAGTATAAAG aCCACTTCACTTCCTGTAGTGGTGATCTCTCATATCAGCCAGCTGTCGAGTGCCTGGGCCTCCATCCTCTGGTTTAACATGCTCTGTACTGACACTCAG AACCTCGCATTTTTCCTGAACCCGCCTCCGATGATGTGGGGAGACCTGGCGAAGGTCCTGAGCTGGCAGTTTTCCTCCATCACTAAGAGAGGCCTGAACACAGACCAGCTGAGCATGCTGGCAGATAAACTACTCG GTCCTGAGGCTCAAGGAGACCCGAACACTCCCGTCTACTGGACTAAGTTCGCTAAG acgACGTCGAACGAGAGAGGAGTTGCGTTCTGGCTGTGGATCGATGGGATTCTGGACCTCATCAAACGATGCCTACTCAATATCTGGAATGATGG GCATATAGTGGGCTTTATTaataaagagaaggagaaaactCTGCTAAAAGACAAACGTCCAGGAACGTTCCTCCTGCGCTTCAGCGAGACGTGTAAAGACGGAGGCATCACCATCACGTGGGTGGAGCAGTTGCAGAACG GTGAACCCAAGACACATTCGGTGAAGCCTTACAAGAAGCAGGATTTAGTCAACATCACTTTCCCTGACGTGATTCGGAACTACACACTAATGGATGCTGAGAATATTCCGGAAAACCCTCTGGTCTACCTGTATCCGGACATCCCTAAAGACGTGGCGTTCTCACGCTACTACAGCGTCGGGGAGG